A part of Mustela erminea isolate mMusErm1 chromosome 9, mMusErm1.Pri, whole genome shotgun sequence genomic DNA contains:
- the OLFML1 gene encoding olfactomedin-like protein 1: protein MMALPRASAVLVLFLAALLPPIRRAQDPGMVHYIYQRFQVLEQGLEKCTQAMRAYIQDFQEFSKNISAMLGRCQTYTSEYKSAVTNLALRVERAQREIDYLEYLREADVCVESEDKTLPEKLIQEAEEEKKIRTLLNASCDNMLMGVKSLKIVKKTMDTHGSWMKDGVSSSQKVYFLVGSRNKTVWEFANLRAFMEDSTKPAPRKLILTHSWQGTGQVIHRGFLFFHNHGTLNEIIKYNLQKRTVEDRMLLPGGAGRALVYQHSPSTYIDLAVDEHGLWAIHSGPGVYGHLVLTKIEPGTLGVEHSWDTPCRSQDAEASFLLCGVLYVVYSSGGHGPHRITCVYDPLGTVSEDDLPKLFFPRRPRSHSMIHYNPRDKQLYAWNDGNQIIYKLQTKRKQLLE, encoded by the exons ATGATGGCCCTTCCTCGAGCCTCTGCTGTCCTAGTTCTGTTCCTGGCAGCTCTTCTGCCCCCAATCCGGCGTGCCCAGGACCCGGGCATGGTGCACTACATCTACCAGCGCTTTCAAGTCTTGGAG CAAGGACTGGAAAAATGTACCCAAGCAATGAGGGCATACATTCAAGACTTCCAAGAGTTCTCCAAAAACATCTCCGCTATGCTGGGAAGATGCCAGACCTACACAAGTGAGTATAAGAGCGCAGTGACTAACCTGGCCCTGAGAGTCGAACGTGCGCAACGGGAGATCGACTACCTGGAGTATTTGCGAGAAGCTGACGTGTGCGTGGAATCAGAGGACAAAACCCTGCCGGAAAAGCTCATCCAAGAGgcggaagaagagaagaagatcCGGACTCTGCTGAATGCGA GCTGTGACAACATGTTGATGGGCGTAAAGTCTCTGAAAATAGTGAAGAAGACTATGGATACACACGGCTCTTGGATGAAAGATGGTGTCAGCAGTTCTCAAAAGGTTTATTTCCTAGTTGGATCCAGAAACAAAACTGTTTGGGAATTTGCAAACCTGCGGGCTTTCATGGAGGATAGCACCAAGCCAGCCCCACGGAAGCTAATCCTAACACATTCCTGGCAGGGAACGGGCCAAGTGATCCAcagaggttttctgttttttcacaaCCACGGGACTCTCAATGAGATCATCAAATATAATCTGCAGAAGAGGACTGTGGAAGATCGAATGTTGCTCCCAGGAGGGGCAGGCCGAGCCCTGGTCTACCAACACTCCCCATCGACATACATTGACCTGGCTGTGGACGAGCATGGGCTCTGGGCCATCCACTCAGGGCCAGGTGTCTATGGCCATTTGGTTCTCACAAAAATTGAACCTGGCACACTGGGAGTGGAACACTCATGGGACACTCCATGTAGAAGCCAGGATGCTGAAGCCTCCTTCCTTTTGTGTGGGGTTCTCTATGTGGTCTATAGCTCTGGCGGCCACGGCCCTCACCGTATCACCTGTGTCTATGATCCGCTGGGCACTGTCAGTGAGGATGATCTGCCCAAACTGTTCTTCCCCAGGCGGCCAAGAAGTCATTCTATGATCCATTACAACCCCAGAGATAAGCAGCTCTATGCCTGGAATGATGGAAACCAGATCATTTACAAACTccagacaaagagaaagcagCTTCTGGAGTAA